The Trueperaceae bacterium genome includes the window TCACGCTGCTGCGCGACGACCCGGTCCTGCGTCTGGCCGTCTCCACGCGGCGCGGCCAGAGCCCGCTTCGGCCCGGGCGAGGCCGCACGCCCGATGGTCTCTGTTCCCAGTCGACGCTCTCGCGCCTGCTCTACGCGCTCGGCGAGGAGACGAACGCCGCCGGGCTCGAGCAGATCCTCCGGCGGATCGTCGTCCCCTTCCTGGCCCCCGATCGCAAGGAAGCGACCCTCGATCTCGACTCCGTCCCCCACGAGGTCCACGGCCACCAGCCCGGCAGCGCCTACAACGCCCACTACCACGCCCGCTGCTTTCACCCGCTCGTCGCCAGCCTCGACGGACGCTACTTCCTGGGTGGCCGTCTCCGGCCCGGAGGCGCGCACACGGCCGCGGGCGGACTCGACTTTGCGTTGCCCATCCTGCGCTGGCTGCGCTCCTTCGTGCCCCGCGTCTGGCTGCGCGCGGATGCCGGCTTCCCCGCGCCCGCCTTCCTGAGCACCCTCGAGGCCGAAGGCATTCCCTACGTCTGCCGCATCCGCTCGAACGCGGCCCTCGAGCGCCTGGCCGCCCCCTACCTGAAGCGTCCGCCCGGCCGCCCACCCGCCGAAGGCCGCATCTGGTTCCACGAGCTCTCCTACCGGGCCGGCAAGTGGAGCCGGGCACGTCGTGTCGTGCTCGTTCTCCTCGAGCGACCCGACGAGCAGCAGCACCTCTTTCTCGACCACTTCTTCCTGCTCACCAGCGAGCCGGCCGACGTCGAGAGCGCCGAATCGCTGCTGGAGCGCTACCGCCGGCGCGGCAGTGCCGAGAGCGATTTCGGCGCCTTCAAGACCGCACTCGGCCCCACGC containing:
- a CDS encoding IS1380 family transposase — translated: MGELQATLFPLYFNRSVHVEARPERLSADGGALLVRELSERLGLPRLVREHLEDARNPELISHPFLDLLRTWLLLLVQGYEDQNDVTLLRDDPVLRLAVSTRRGQSPLRPGRGRTPDGLCSQSTLSRLLYALGEETNAAGLEQILRRIVVPFLAPDRKEATLDLDSVPHEVHGHQPGSAYNAHYHARCFHPLVASLDGRYFLGGRLRPGGAHTAAGGLDFALPILRWLRSFVPRVWLRADAGFPAPAFLSTLEAEGIPYVCRIRSNAALERLAAPYLKRPPGRPPAEGRIWFHELSYRAGKWSRARRVVLVLLERPDEQQHLFLDHFFLLTSEPADVESAESLLERYRRRGSAESDFGAFKTALGPTLSSSPRPKSHYRERAIRRDYDEPDTFAANQAKLLLALLAANLMAAGADLLSRDERRRMSRQRFRALVLRSAARVLLAGRYVRVVIEASRAHLWQRLHARIGELPPARGSPALQALPTPA